A stretch of the Xylocopa sonorina isolate GNS202 chromosome 12, iyXylSono1_principal, whole genome shotgun sequence genome encodes the following:
- the Frtz gene encoding WD repeat-containing and planar cell polarity effector protein fritz isoform X1, whose protein sequence is MFTLLGEVNLWTFDDNINIKSTDFGAFRYHDKRIDSLHEEGKRSYCQKRGMVYVPTNKKGNKLKDSIKYLEEQLKDNSIIYCQWYDDCVLQLMLSNALLIQIQINIATGDIYKITFDKYLIGKLLEHISDVIITKNYVLCTYNDNQVTVVHFTRSKRHIFDKISRLEPKLSTIDLFGPNGRRLDKRVQTNKCGDLILIWWKSTMNEVYPWSPAVKEHDRANIHLYRLIGVKLELICYIRSEFDPLCIMFDACNDNIIHSIEQKVSRKGEVTIEWRTYEVSQQDKLQRIAMISVPLPTHTSCVKFSPTQELLLLCCIDGSIIIYDQTRATTISVKAAFIPTLASWHNDGIIFVVGNDKGQFQHFDIGLSCIKSQTLCEEAVQANILDLSSYFRIQPALLRMEWNKKNDLNCYIDLHNYGNSLLLLIFQRGPVGVIKMLEGNSFTGDVLVKRYLSLSQVEQATSLLLSMNWDTHPRACMHALNQIVNYLFKLPLTTERENLIQNALGSFHVPVKPISQAIEEEYGDEIRDLTRRFFHHLLRYHMFEKAFRLAIDLNDHDLFMDIHFYALVVNDTAMATAAKENAERILSRSNSCSSSHSTCSRASCSLCSDSISDKGEESCSDESENSSKENQSDVKESKSHSYKKESNSQIPPLPVLHSHPLNKNLISTSFTDVSPGDKTDCKLESRSFSIPTSIPPLATTSFNHSSHLPLSNTFFTSTSFNKPLYKTHTNPTMICTMTSTNNSQSFNNISDDLMTTSFGSVSLDEPKTGISSRINENSVDTTLNKVLRGEIQFPLDNVPNDAIATNLVEENSFMSTPFNNPTYESVTSDVSSDLLRSSLDNIDNNIMSTSFSTLGTDISNSYDNAFNDLVTTKSDSNTVLSPKCIKPFVAMNDFSSKTLPDSAITNKLSSTFHNNHSNLASTSFNYLENQAQDSCNNSLKSFNNEDHHNIAKSQAFLGKKQVDFNIPPPPSLTNSFTNYFQSLPKKNIPLSRSTPGLTDIDESIKKFSPIRARNVNSHLLQKQNSTSNILQDHQKYGNIKASRYRLNYDFDYISLHGSCDNIDVHSSSNNMKLGSSQFSSTYGVQNRFDSRHSKLVLSQNSTNANISKESKVSSNIPPLPVISTPTSSSMSCSPFSTFTDTTLATSEKPKVKFSDTVTHILVPGTGQSHKQKRSTITQVHLTDPKRELEESLPLCLGNEDYLKDFQPLPKEDISDKVKDSSRPEEGSKIKVVHFGLL, encoded by the exons ATGTTTACATTGTTGGGTGAAGTAAACTTATGGACTTTCGACGACAATATTAATATAAAAAGTACAGATTTTGGTGCATTTCG ATATCATGATAAAAGAATTGATAGTTTACACGAGGAAGGGAAACGATCCTATTGCCAGAAACGTGGTATGGTATACGTACCGACCAATAAAAAGGGAAATAAATTAAAAGATTCTATCAAATACTTAGAG GAACAACTGAAAGATAATTCCATAATATATTGTCAATGGTACGATGATTGTGTTTTACAGTTGATGTTAAGCAATGCCTTATTAATACAAATACAAATTAACATCGCTACTGgcgatatttataaaataactttTGATAAATATCTCATAGGAAAACTGTTAGAGCACATATCAGAtg TGATAATTACTAAAAATTATGTATTATGCACTTATAATGATAACCAAGTAACTGTTGTGCATTTTACAAGATCGAAAAGACATATTTTTGATAAAATCAGTAGACTTGAACCAAAATTATCTACTATTGATTTGTTTGGCCCAAATGGCCGTAGATTGGATAAGAGAGTGCAAACAAATAAATGCGGCGATTTG ATATTAATCTGGTGGAAATCTACAATGAATGAAGTTTATCCTTGGAGTCCTGCTGTAAAAGAACACGATCGTGCTAACATACATCTTTATCGTTTAATAGG aGTAAAATTAGAATTAATTTGTTATATACGTAGCGAATTTGATCCCTTATGTATAATGTTTGATGCATGTAATGATAATATTATTCATTCTATAGAACAGAAAGTATCGAGAAAG GGAGAAGTAACCATAGAATGGCGTACATATGAAGTTTCACAACAAGATAAGCTTCAAAGAATAGCAATGATTTCTGTACCATTACCAACGCATACAAGTTGTGTAAAATTTTCACCAACCCAGGAATTGTTATTATTATGTTGTATAGATGGTTCTATTATAATTTATGATCAAACTAGAGCTACTACCATCAGTGTAAAAGCAGCTTTT ATACCGACATTGGCATCATGGCATAACGAtggaataatattcgttgttggAAATGACAAAGGTCAGTTTCAACATTTTGACATTGGTTTATCATGCATTAAAAGTCAAACGTTATGCGAAGAAGCAGTACAAGCCAACATTCTTGATTTGTCCTCATATTTTAG aattcAACCAGCATTACTCCGTATGGAATGGAACAAAAAGAATGATCTGAACTGTTACATTGATTTACATAATTATGGAAActctttattattattaatttttcaACG AGGACCTGTAGGTGTCATAAAAATGTTGGAAGGAAATTCTTTTACTGGTGATGTACTAGTAAAAAGATATTTATCATTATCACAAGTTGAACAAGCAACATCGTTACTATTGTCTATGAACTGGGATACTCATCCTCGTGCATGTATGCATGCACTAAATCAGATTGTAAATTATCTGTTTAAATTGCCATTAACAACAGAACGTGAAA ACCTTATACAGAATGCATTGGGTAGTTTTCATGTGCCTGTTAAACCAATAAGTCAAGCAATTGAGGAAGAATATGGAGATGAAATAAGAGATCTAACAAGACGATTTTTTCATCATTTGTTAAG GTATCATATGTTTGAAAAAGCCTTTAGGCTTGCTATTGATCTAAACGATCATGATCTTTTTATGGATATACATTTTTATGCATTAGTTGTAAATGATACAGCAATGGCAACTGCAGCAAAAGAAAATGCTGAACGTATATTAAGTAGATCAAACAGTTGCAGTAGTTCAC ATTCCACATGTTCTAGAGCATCCTGTTCATTGTGCTCTGATTCAATAAGTGACAAAGGAGAAGAATCATGTAGCGATGAAAGTGAAAATTCCTCAAAGGAAAATCAAAGTGATGTAAAAGAGTCGAAAAGTCACAGCTATAAGAAAGAATCCAACAGCCAAATCCCACCCTTACCAGTACTCCATTCACATCCTCTTAATAAAAATCTAATATCCACATCATTCACTGACGTTTCACCTGGTGATAAAACTGATTGTAAATTAGAATCACGGTCTTTTAGTATACCCACTAGTATACCCCCTCTTGCTACAACTTCTTTCAATCATTCATCACATCTTCCACTATCAAATACATTTTTCACATCAACATCCTTTAACAAACCGCTATATAAAACTCATACAAATCCAACGATGATATGTACAATGACTTCTACTAATAATTCACAGTCTTTCAATAATATTTCTGATGATTTAATGACAACTTCCTTTGGAAGTGTATCCTTAGATGAACCAAAAACAGGAATATCTAGTAGAATTAACGAGAACTCTGTAGACACTACATTAAACAAAGTTCTCCGTGGTGAAATACAATTCCCTCTTGACAATGTGCCTAATGATGCAATAGCAACAAATTTAGTCGAAGAGAATAGTTTTATGTCTACACCTTTTAACAATCCAACGTATGAATCAGTTACGTCAGATGTTTCTTCTGATTTATTAAGATCTTCATTAGATAACATAGATAACAACATTATGTCAACATCTTTTAGCACACTAGGTACAGACATTTCAAATTCATATGATAATGCTTTTAATGACTTAGTGACCACTAAATCCGACTCAAACACAGTTCTATCACCAAAGTGTATAAAACCATTTGTTGCGATGAATGACTTTTCATCTAAAACTCTCCCCGATTCTGCCATAACAAATAAATTATCATCTACCTTTCACAATAACCATAGTAATCTTGCATCTACTTCATTTAATTATCTTGAAAATCAAGCACAGGATTCTTGTAATAACAGTTTAAAAAGCTTTAATAACGAAGATCATCATAACATTGCGAAATCGCAAGCTTTCCTAGGGAAAAAACAAGTAGATTTTAATATTCCACCACCTCCATCTTTAACAAATTCATTTACGAATTATTTTCAAAGTCTTCCAAAAAAAAATATTCCTCTATCTAGAAGTACGCCTGGATTAACAGACATTGATGAATCTATTAAAAAGTTTTCACCTATCAGGGCAAGAAATGTCAACTCACATTTATTGCAGAAACAAAATTCTACATCTAACATCTTACAAGACCATCAAAAATATGGCAATATTAAAGCTTCAAGATACAGACTTAATTACGATTTTGATTACATTTCGCTTCATGGAAGTTGTGATAACATTGATGTGCATTCCTCTAGTAATAATATGAAACTAGGTAGTTCACAATTTTCTTCTACATATGGTGTACAAAATAGATTCGACAGTAGGCATTCAAAATTAGTATTATCACAAAACAGTACAAATGCTAATATTAGCAAAGAATCTAAGGTTTCTTCCAATATTCCACCTCTGCCCGTTATATCAACTCCTACCTCTAGCTCTATGTCCTGTTCTCCTTTCTCGACATTCACAGATACAACGTTAGCAACAAGTGAAAAACCAAAGGTTAAATTTTCAGATACAGTAACGCACATATTGGTACCTGGTACG GGTCAATCACATAAGCAAAAGCGTTCCACAATTACTCAAGTGCATTTAACTGACCCTAAACGTGAATTAGAAGAAAGTCTACCATTGTGCCTTGGAAACGAAGATTATCTTAAAGATTTTCAACCATTACCAA AAGAAGATATCAGTGACAAAGTAAAAGATTCCTCAAGACCAGAAGAAGGTTCCAAAATAAAAGTTGTACACTTTGGACTGTTATAA
- the Frtz gene encoding WD repeat-containing and planar cell polarity effector protein fritz isoform X2, producing the protein MFDACNDNIIHSIEQKVSRKGEVTIEWRTYEVSQQDKLQRIAMISVPLPTHTSCVKFSPTQELLLLCCIDGSIIIYDQTRATTISVKAAFIPTLASWHNDGIIFVVGNDKGQFQHFDIGLSCIKSQTLCEEAVQANILDLSSYFRIQPALLRMEWNKKNDLNCYIDLHNYGNSLLLLIFQRGPVGVIKMLEGNSFTGDVLVKRYLSLSQVEQATSLLLSMNWDTHPRACMHALNQIVNYLFKLPLTTERENLIQNALGSFHVPVKPISQAIEEEYGDEIRDLTRRFFHHLLRYHMFEKAFRLAIDLNDHDLFMDIHFYALVVNDTAMATAAKENAERILSRSNSCSSSHSTCSRASCSLCSDSISDKGEESCSDESENSSKENQSDVKESKSHSYKKESNSQIPPLPVLHSHPLNKNLISTSFTDVSPGDKTDCKLESRSFSIPTSIPPLATTSFNHSSHLPLSNTFFTSTSFNKPLYKTHTNPTMICTMTSTNNSQSFNNISDDLMTTSFGSVSLDEPKTGISSRINENSVDTTLNKVLRGEIQFPLDNVPNDAIATNLVEENSFMSTPFNNPTYESVTSDVSSDLLRSSLDNIDNNIMSTSFSTLGTDISNSYDNAFNDLVTTKSDSNTVLSPKCIKPFVAMNDFSSKTLPDSAITNKLSSTFHNNHSNLASTSFNYLENQAQDSCNNSLKSFNNEDHHNIAKSQAFLGKKQVDFNIPPPPSLTNSFTNYFQSLPKKNIPLSRSTPGLTDIDESIKKFSPIRARNVNSHLLQKQNSTSNILQDHQKYGNIKASRYRLNYDFDYISLHGSCDNIDVHSSSNNMKLGSSQFSSTYGVQNRFDSRHSKLVLSQNSTNANISKESKVSSNIPPLPVISTPTSSSMSCSPFSTFTDTTLATSEKPKVKFSDTVTHILVPGTGQSHKQKRSTITQVHLTDPKRELEESLPLCLGNEDYLKDFQPLPKEDISDKVKDSSRPEEGSKIKVVHFGLL; encoded by the exons ATGTTTGATGCATGTAATGATAATATTATTCATTCTATAGAACAGAAAGTATCGAGAAAG GGAGAAGTAACCATAGAATGGCGTACATATGAAGTTTCACAACAAGATAAGCTTCAAAGAATAGCAATGATTTCTGTACCATTACCAACGCATACAAGTTGTGTAAAATTTTCACCAACCCAGGAATTGTTATTATTATGTTGTATAGATGGTTCTATTATAATTTATGATCAAACTAGAGCTACTACCATCAGTGTAAAAGCAGCTTTT ATACCGACATTGGCATCATGGCATAACGAtggaataatattcgttgttggAAATGACAAAGGTCAGTTTCAACATTTTGACATTGGTTTATCATGCATTAAAAGTCAAACGTTATGCGAAGAAGCAGTACAAGCCAACATTCTTGATTTGTCCTCATATTTTAG aattcAACCAGCATTACTCCGTATGGAATGGAACAAAAAGAATGATCTGAACTGTTACATTGATTTACATAATTATGGAAActctttattattattaatttttcaACG AGGACCTGTAGGTGTCATAAAAATGTTGGAAGGAAATTCTTTTACTGGTGATGTACTAGTAAAAAGATATTTATCATTATCACAAGTTGAACAAGCAACATCGTTACTATTGTCTATGAACTGGGATACTCATCCTCGTGCATGTATGCATGCACTAAATCAGATTGTAAATTATCTGTTTAAATTGCCATTAACAACAGAACGTGAAA ACCTTATACAGAATGCATTGGGTAGTTTTCATGTGCCTGTTAAACCAATAAGTCAAGCAATTGAGGAAGAATATGGAGATGAAATAAGAGATCTAACAAGACGATTTTTTCATCATTTGTTAAG GTATCATATGTTTGAAAAAGCCTTTAGGCTTGCTATTGATCTAAACGATCATGATCTTTTTATGGATATACATTTTTATGCATTAGTTGTAAATGATACAGCAATGGCAACTGCAGCAAAAGAAAATGCTGAACGTATATTAAGTAGATCAAACAGTTGCAGTAGTTCAC ATTCCACATGTTCTAGAGCATCCTGTTCATTGTGCTCTGATTCAATAAGTGACAAAGGAGAAGAATCATGTAGCGATGAAAGTGAAAATTCCTCAAAGGAAAATCAAAGTGATGTAAAAGAGTCGAAAAGTCACAGCTATAAGAAAGAATCCAACAGCCAAATCCCACCCTTACCAGTACTCCATTCACATCCTCTTAATAAAAATCTAATATCCACATCATTCACTGACGTTTCACCTGGTGATAAAACTGATTGTAAATTAGAATCACGGTCTTTTAGTATACCCACTAGTATACCCCCTCTTGCTACAACTTCTTTCAATCATTCATCACATCTTCCACTATCAAATACATTTTTCACATCAACATCCTTTAACAAACCGCTATATAAAACTCATACAAATCCAACGATGATATGTACAATGACTTCTACTAATAATTCACAGTCTTTCAATAATATTTCTGATGATTTAATGACAACTTCCTTTGGAAGTGTATCCTTAGATGAACCAAAAACAGGAATATCTAGTAGAATTAACGAGAACTCTGTAGACACTACATTAAACAAAGTTCTCCGTGGTGAAATACAATTCCCTCTTGACAATGTGCCTAATGATGCAATAGCAACAAATTTAGTCGAAGAGAATAGTTTTATGTCTACACCTTTTAACAATCCAACGTATGAATCAGTTACGTCAGATGTTTCTTCTGATTTATTAAGATCTTCATTAGATAACATAGATAACAACATTATGTCAACATCTTTTAGCACACTAGGTACAGACATTTCAAATTCATATGATAATGCTTTTAATGACTTAGTGACCACTAAATCCGACTCAAACACAGTTCTATCACCAAAGTGTATAAAACCATTTGTTGCGATGAATGACTTTTCATCTAAAACTCTCCCCGATTCTGCCATAACAAATAAATTATCATCTACCTTTCACAATAACCATAGTAATCTTGCATCTACTTCATTTAATTATCTTGAAAATCAAGCACAGGATTCTTGTAATAACAGTTTAAAAAGCTTTAATAACGAAGATCATCATAACATTGCGAAATCGCAAGCTTTCCTAGGGAAAAAACAAGTAGATTTTAATATTCCACCACCTCCATCTTTAACAAATTCATTTACGAATTATTTTCAAAGTCTTCCAAAAAAAAATATTCCTCTATCTAGAAGTACGCCTGGATTAACAGACATTGATGAATCTATTAAAAAGTTTTCACCTATCAGGGCAAGAAATGTCAACTCACATTTATTGCAGAAACAAAATTCTACATCTAACATCTTACAAGACCATCAAAAATATGGCAATATTAAAGCTTCAAGATACAGACTTAATTACGATTTTGATTACATTTCGCTTCATGGAAGTTGTGATAACATTGATGTGCATTCCTCTAGTAATAATATGAAACTAGGTAGTTCACAATTTTCTTCTACATATGGTGTACAAAATAGATTCGACAGTAGGCATTCAAAATTAGTATTATCACAAAACAGTACAAATGCTAATATTAGCAAAGAATCTAAGGTTTCTTCCAATATTCCACCTCTGCCCGTTATATCAACTCCTACCTCTAGCTCTATGTCCTGTTCTCCTTTCTCGACATTCACAGATACAACGTTAGCAACAAGTGAAAAACCAAAGGTTAAATTTTCAGATACAGTAACGCACATATTGGTACCTGGTACG GGTCAATCACATAAGCAAAAGCGTTCCACAATTACTCAAGTGCATTTAACTGACCCTAAACGTGAATTAGAAGAAAGTCTACCATTGTGCCTTGGAAACGAAGATTATCTTAAAGATTTTCAACCATTACCAA AAGAAGATATCAGTGACAAAGTAAAAGATTCCTCAAGACCAGAAGAAGGTTCCAAAATAAAAGTTGTACACTTTGGACTGTTATAA
- the Mrpl48 gene encoding mitochondrial ribosomal protein L48: protein MVLNVLKQVTTHYRCLIFKKAVRFYGIYEPPYLKQKELEIPVYPVLNIQLRGYKYPLLESYQSFIHKLARVLDFKIDDSFAFPHKEYKIKRFKKGTSVTDTEYNLKIYERDMLISNVSSIKCPILIRILEATLPEGVTLHIDNYDPSIQKLRIIPNKELLDLKDELNAIYESRSK, encoded by the exons ATGGTGTTAAATGTTCTCAAGCAG GTCACAACACATTACCgttgtttaatatttaaaaaagcaGTCAGGTTTTACGGTATATATGAGCCACCATATTTAAAG CAAAAGGAATTAGAAATACCAGTGTATCCTGTTTTAAACATACAGCTTAGAGGATATAAGTATCCTTTACTTGAAAGTTACCAATCATTCATTCATAAATTAGCCAGAGTATTGGATTTTAAAATTGATGACAG CTTTGCTTTTCCACATAAAGAATATAAGATCAAAAGATTTAAGAAAGGAACTTCTGTAACTGACACTgaatataatttaaaaatttatGAGAGAGATATGCTAATATCAAATGTGTCTTCCATAAAGTGCCCAATTCTTATTAGAATATTAGAAGCAACCTTACCCGAAGGAGTTACTTTACACATAGATAATTATGATCCTTCGATACAAAAGCTACGTATAATACCAAATAAAGAGTTACTTGACTTGAAAGATGAATTAAATGCAATATATGAAAGCAGATCAAAGTAA
- the Cog8 gene encoding conserved oligomeric Golgi complex subunit 8 yields MDIETENVINLVFSNGIPESWKENPDFYQYLSKLGGYDVDQLSKEPDHLEDEKNSVLQTTQELVFANYKTFIQTAESSREIFKQFNETENRLDGLVQKIPKFVEKCQSFCDTSKDINTHRRINSLTLTRNAELLEVLEMPQLMESCLRSNQYNEALELSQYARQLGTKHGDIPIISSIVAEIESSWSGMVGQVVGSLRGDLPLARCLQLVGLLRSMDAFTEPELRIKFLQARDSWLQSLLSAIPKDDPNLHITKTIELSRIHLFNIITQYKAMFNDDELIIPGRDPTVNECAIFYHWIEEKISQFLTTLEQDLPGVTSIDSILGQCTYFGLSFGRVGADFTGRMSDIFVRVIREKFESSIRKTTKKFEKDMESFTLINKTQKPNIKMTTTIKSENPPEQLVEFYPLAEYCNGLISTFNEIRLCSPVALSVFCTKILQESLYNVAKSILHFYKQEQQAFAASERENMLRFIECLSEQLLPYVQYCIHAIFPPNQSAIHLGISENLLQTEGITYLNRAIILEPLAALLPFPKTLSVSNVQSLGLQRATTSNTASLSENAETDTAIAQLEKLQVSESSSTIEQNTTSIDSEEKKPLIMEDTKTVINNTTEDSVSQNR; encoded by the exons ATGGACATCGAAACTGAGAATGTTATAAATCTAGTATTTTCAAACGGCATCCCAG aatCATGGAAGGAAAATCCAGATTTTTATCAATACTTATCAAAACTCGGTGGTTATGATGTTGATCAACTTA GTAAAGAACCTGATCATTTGGAGGATGAGAAAAATTCAGTACTGCAAACAACACAAGAGCTAGTGTTTGCGAATTATAAAACTTTCATTCAAACTGCGGAAAGCTCCAGGGAAATATTTAAGCAA TTTAACGAGACAGAAAATCGACTTGATGGACTTGTACAAAAAATACCCAAGTTTGTAGAAAAGTGCCAATCATTTTGTGATACATCAAAAGACATAAATACACATAGAAGAATAAATAGTTTAACGTTAACGAGAAATGCGGAATTACTTGAAGTACTTGAAATGCCTCAACTGATGGAGTCATGTTTAAGAAGCAATCAGTACAATGAAGCGTTAGAGTTATCTCAGTACGCACGTCAATTGGGAACTAAACATGGAGATATTCCAATCATATCG TCCATAGTGGCAGAAATTGAGAGTAGTTGGTCAGGAATGGTAGGACAAGTTGTCGGTTCATTAAGAGGAGATTTGCCACTTGCAAGATGTTTACAACTTGTTGGATTGTTGCGATCAATGGATGCTTTTACTGAACCAGAGTTACGTATTAAATTTCTTCAAGCACGTGATAGTTGGCTTCAAAGTCTTTTGAGTGCTATACCTAAAGATGATC CTAATCTTCATATCacaaaaacaatagagttatctAGGATACATTTGTTTAACATAATAACGCAGTACAaagctatgtttaatgatgatgAGTTAATAATACCAGGAAGAGATCCAACTGTAAATGAATGTGCTATATTTTATCACTGGATTGAAGAAAAG ATATCTCAATTTTTAACGACTTTAGAACAAGATTTACCCGGTGTTACATCGATAGATTCCATTTTGGGCCAGTGTACATATTTTGGTTTGTCATTTGGTAGAGTAGGTGCTGATTTTACTGGTCGAATGTCTGATATATTTGTACGTGTTATTCGTGAAAAATTTGAGTCCAGTATACGCAAAACAACAAAAAAGTTTGAGAAGGATATGGAATCTTTTACATTAATTAATAAGACACAAAAGCCTAATATTAAAATGACAACTACAATTAAATCA GAAAATCCTCCAGAGCAATTAGTGGAATTTTATCCTCTAGCTGAATATTGTAATGGTCTTATATCAACTTTTAATGAAATAAGGCTTTGTTCGCCAGTAGCACTATCTGTTTTTTGTACAAAAATTTTACAGGAGTCCCTGTACAATGTAGCAAAATcgatattacacttttataaacaAGAACAGCAA GCTTTCGCAGCTTCAGAAAGAGAAAATATGCTCAGATTTATAGAGTGTTTAAGCGAACAATTACTTCCTTATGTACAGTATTGTATTCATGCTATATTCCCTCCAAATCAAAGTGCAATTCATCTAGGCATTTCAGAAAATTTGTTACAAACAGAG GGAATAACGTATTTAAACAGAGCTATTATTCTGGAACCCCTAGCTGCTTTATTACCCTTTCCGAAGACACTATCAGTTTCTAATGTACAATCATTAGGTTTGCAAAGAGCTACTACCTCTAACACAGCTTCCTTATCTGAAAATGCAGAAACAGATACAGCTATTGCTCAATTGGAGAAATTACAAGTATCCGAATCATCTTCAACTATAGAACAAAATACCACATCTATTGATTCAGAAGAGAAAAAGCCTCTTATAATGGAAGATACTAAAACCGTAATAAATAACACAACTGAAGATAGTGTAAGTCAAAATAGGTAA